Proteins found in one Serratia plymuthica genomic segment:
- a CDS encoding amino acid permease: MDGQQQGDQLKRGLKNRHIQLIALGGAIGTGLFLGIAQTIKMAGPSVILGYAIGGFIAFLIMRQLGEMVVEEPVAGSFSHFAYKYWGNFAGFASGWNYWVLYVLVAMAELTAVGIYVQYWWPEIPTWVSAAVFFLAINAINLANVKVYGEMEFWFAIIKVVAIIGMIVFGAYLLFSGMGGPEATVTNLWAQGGFFPNGIMGLVMAMAVIMFSFGGLELVGITAAEADNPQKSIPKATNQVIYRILIFYIGSLTILLSLYPWGKVVEGGSPFVLIFHALNSDVVATVLNIVVLTAALSVYNSCVYCNSRMLYGLAQQGNGPKSLLKVDGRGVPVIAIGVSAIATAFCVLINYLIPGRAFELLMALVVSALVINWAMISLAHLKFRAAKNREGVEPKFKAFWYPFSNYLCLAFMAGILVIMYLTPGIQISVLLIPVWVAVLAIGYAIKQRSQRAASTTVR, translated from the coding sequence ATGGATGGTCAACAGCAAGGCGACCAGCTGAAGCGCGGCCTGAAAAACCGCCATATTCAGCTTATAGCCCTAGGTGGCGCAATTGGTACCGGGCTGTTTCTCGGTATCGCTCAAACAATAAAAATGGCCGGCCCGTCGGTCATTCTCGGCTATGCCATTGGCGGCTTCATCGCGTTTCTGATTATGCGCCAGCTGGGTGAAATGGTGGTGGAAGAGCCGGTGGCCGGTTCCTTCAGCCATTTCGCCTATAAATACTGGGGTAACTTCGCCGGCTTCGCTTCCGGCTGGAACTACTGGGTGCTGTACGTGCTGGTGGCGATGGCGGAACTGACCGCGGTCGGCATCTACGTTCAGTACTGGTGGCCGGAAATCCCGACCTGGGTATCCGCCGCGGTATTCTTCCTGGCAATTAACGCCATCAACCTGGCCAATGTGAAGGTGTATGGCGAGATGGAGTTCTGGTTCGCCATTATCAAAGTGGTGGCGATTATCGGCATGATCGTGTTCGGCGCCTACCTGCTGTTCAGCGGCATGGGCGGCCCGGAAGCCACCGTCACCAATCTGTGGGCACAGGGCGGGTTCTTCCCGAACGGCATCATGGGGCTGGTGATGGCGATGGCGGTGATCATGTTCTCGTTCGGCGGTCTGGAGCTGGTGGGCATCACCGCCGCCGAAGCCGATAACCCGCAGAAAAGCATCCCTAAAGCCACCAACCAGGTGATCTACCGTATTCTGATTTTCTATATCGGCTCGCTGACCATTCTGCTGTCGCTGTACCCATGGGGCAAAGTGGTTGAAGGCGGCAGCCCGTTCGTGCTGATCTTCCACGCGCTGAACAGCGACGTGGTGGCAACGGTGCTGAACATTGTGGTGCTGACCGCCGCGCTGTCGGTCTATAACAGCTGCGTTTACTGCAACAGCCGCATGCTGTACGGCCTGGCGCAACAGGGCAACGGCCCGAAAAGCCTGCTGAAAGTCGACGGCCGCGGCGTGCCGGTGATCGCCATCGGCGTCTCCGCCATTGCCACCGCCTTCTGCGTGCTGATCAACTACCTGATCCCAGGACGCGCCTTCGAACTGCTGATGGCGCTGGTGGTATCGGCGCTGGTGATCAACTGGGCGATGATCAGCCTGGCGCACCTGAAGTTCCGCGCAGCCAAGAACCGTGAAGGCGTCGAGCCGAAGTTCAAGGCCTTCTGGTATCCGTTCAGCAACTACCTGTGCCTGGCGTTTATGGCCGGTATTCTGGTGATCATGTACCTGACGCCGGGCATTCAAATCTCGGTGCTGCTGATCCCGGTCTGGGTAGCGGTTCTGGCCATCGGCTACGCCATCAAACAGCGCAGCCAGCGTGCGGCGAGCACCACCGTCCGCTGA
- the pdhR gene encoding pyruvate dehydrogenase complex transcriptional repressor PdhR, whose product MAYSKIRQPKLSDVIEQQLEHLILEGTLRPGEKLPPERELAKQFDVSRPSLREAIQRLEAKGLLLRRQGGGTFVQTNLWQSFSDPLAELLADHPESQFDLLETRHALEGIAAYYAALRGTDEDLARIRDCHIVIQQAQDSGDLDAEADAVMQYQIAVTEAAHNVVLLHLLRCMGPMLEQNVRQNFELLYSRREMLAKVSSHRAGIFEAIVAREPERAREASHRHLAFIEEILLDLSREHTRRERSLRRLQQRKD is encoded by the coding sequence ATGGCCTACAGCAAAATCCGCCAACCCAAGTTGTCAGACGTTATCGAGCAGCAGCTCGAACATCTGATCCTCGAGGGAACGTTGCGTCCAGGCGAAAAGTTGCCACCGGAGCGCGAGCTGGCGAAACAATTTGATGTTTCCCGTCCTTCTCTGAGAGAGGCCATCCAGCGCCTGGAAGCCAAAGGGCTGCTCCTGCGCCGTCAGGGCGGCGGCACCTTTGTACAAACTAATTTGTGGCAGAGCTTCAGCGATCCGCTGGCTGAACTGCTGGCCGACCATCCTGAATCACAATTCGATCTGTTGGAAACTCGTCATGCCCTCGAAGGCATCGCCGCCTATTATGCGGCGCTACGCGGTACCGACGAAGATCTGGCGCGCATCCGCGATTGCCATATCGTGATTCAGCAGGCCCAGGACAGCGGCGATCTCGACGCAGAAGCCGACGCGGTCATGCAATACCAAATCGCCGTGACCGAAGCTGCCCACAACGTTGTGTTACTGCACCTGTTACGCTGTATGGGGCCGATGCTGGAACAGAACGTGCGTCAGAACTTTGAATTGCTCTACTCGCGCCGTGAGATGTTGGCAAAAGTGAGCAGCCACCGCGCCGGGATTTTTGAGGCGATTGTGGCACGCGAGCCGGAAAGGGCCCGTGAAGCTTCGCACCGCCATTTGGCGTTTATCGAGGAAATATTGCTGGATCTCAGTCGGGAACATACCCGGCGCGAGAGATCGCTGCGGCGTCTCCAGCAACGCAAGGATTAA
- the aceE gene encoding pyruvate dehydrogenase (acetyl-transferring), homodimeric type, protein MSERLNNDVDPIETRDWLQAIESVIREEGVERAQFLIDQVLGEARKGGVSVAAGAAANNYVNTIAVEDEPAYPGNLDLERRIRSAIRWNAVMTVLRASKKDLDLGGHMASFQSSATFYEVCFNHFFRARNEQDGGDLVYFQGHISPGVYARAFLEGRLTEDQMNNFRQEVHGKGLSSYPHPKLMPEFWQFPTVSMGLGPISAIYQAKFLKYLEHRGLKNTSAQTVYAFLGDGEMDEPESKGAITIATREKLDNLVFVINCNLQRLDGPVTGNGKIINELEGIFAGAGWQVLKVIWGGRWDELLRKDTSGKLIQLMNETLDGDYQTFKSKDGAYVREHFFGRFPETAALVKDMTDDEIWALNRGGHDPKKVFAALKKAQDTQGKPTVILAHTIKGYGMGETAEGKNIAHQVKKMNMEGVHHFRDRFNVPVADADIEKLPYITFEKESEEYKYLHERRQALKGYVPTRLPAFTQKLEMPSLEDFSSLLEEQNKEISTTIAFVRALNVMLKNKSIKDRLVPIIADEARTFGMEGLFRQIGIYSPNGQQYTPQDREQVAYYKEDEKGQILQEGINELGAASSWLAAATSYSTNDLPMIPFYIYYSMFGFQRIGDLCWAAGDQQARGFLIGGTSGRTTLNGEGLQHEDGHSHIQSLTIPNCISYDPAYAYEVAVIMHDGLVRMYGDAQENVYYYITTLNENYHMPAMPQGAEEGIRKGIYKLETLEGSKGKVQLLGSGSILRHVREASQILAKDYGVGSDIYSVTSFTELARDGQDCERWNMLHPTETPRVPYIAQVMNDAPAVASTDYMKLFAEQVRTYVPASDYRVLGTDGFGRSDSRENLRHHFEVDASYVVVAALGELAKRGEIEASVVADAIKKFDINPEKVNPRLA, encoded by the coding sequence ATGTCAGAACGTTTAAACAATGACGTGGATCCGATCGAAACCCGCGACTGGCTGCAGGCGATCGAATCGGTCATCCGTGAAGAGGGTGTTGAGCGAGCTCAGTTTCTGATTGATCAGGTATTGGGTGAAGCCCGTAAAGGCGGTGTTAGCGTTGCAGCCGGTGCTGCCGCCAACAACTACGTCAACACCATCGCGGTGGAAGACGAACCTGCTTACCCAGGCAACCTGGATCTGGAACGTCGTATCCGTTCAGCAATCCGCTGGAACGCGGTAATGACCGTTCTGCGTGCATCCAAGAAAGATCTGGACCTGGGCGGCCACATGGCTTCCTTCCAGTCTTCCGCGACCTTCTATGAAGTCTGCTTCAACCACTTCTTCCGTGCGCGCAACGAGCAAGACGGCGGCGATCTGGTTTACTTCCAGGGCCACATCTCTCCGGGCGTTTACGCACGAGCCTTCCTTGAAGGCCGCCTGACCGAAGACCAAATGAACAACTTCCGTCAGGAAGTTCACGGCAAAGGCCTGTCTTCTTACCCGCATCCGAAACTGATGCCGGAATTCTGGCAGTTCCCGACCGTTTCCATGGGCCTGGGCCCAATCAGCGCCATCTATCAAGCGAAGTTCCTGAAATATCTGGAACACCGTGGCCTGAAGAACACCTCTGCTCAAACCGTTTACGCCTTCCTGGGCGACGGCGAGATGGACGAACCTGAATCCAAGGGCGCGATCACCATCGCTACCCGTGAAAAACTGGACAACCTGGTCTTCGTCATCAACTGTAACCTGCAGCGTCTGGACGGCCCGGTCACCGGTAACGGCAAGATCATCAATGAGCTGGAAGGCATCTTCGCCGGCGCAGGCTGGCAGGTACTGAAAGTGATCTGGGGCGGACGTTGGGATGAACTGCTGCGTAAAGACACCAGCGGCAAACTGATCCAGCTGATGAACGAAACCCTGGACGGCGACTACCAGACCTTCAAATCCAAAGACGGCGCTTACGTACGCGAGCACTTCTTCGGCCGCTTCCCGGAAACCGCTGCTCTGGTCAAAGACATGACCGACGACGAAATCTGGGCGCTGAACCGCGGTGGTCACGATCCGAAGAAAGTCTTTGCTGCACTGAAGAAAGCGCAGGACACCCAAGGCAAACCAACCGTTATCCTGGCCCATACCATCAAAGGTTACGGCATGGGTGAAACCGCGGAAGGTAAAAACATTGCTCACCAGGTGAAGAAAATGAACATGGAAGGGGTTCACCACTTCCGCGATCGTTTCAACGTGCCGGTTGCCGATGCTGACATCGAAAAACTGCCGTACATCACCTTCGAGAAAGAGTCTGAAGAGTACAAATACCTGCACGAACGCCGTCAGGCGCTGAAAGGTTATGTGCCGACCCGTTTGCCGGCCTTCACCCAGAAGCTGGAAATGCCGTCTCTGGAAGACTTCAGCTCACTGCTGGAAGAGCAGAACAAAGAAATCTCCACCACTATCGCTTTCGTACGTGCCCTGAACGTGATGCTGAAGAACAAGTCGATCAAAGATCGCCTGGTTCCAATCATCGCCGACGAAGCCCGTACCTTCGGTATGGAAGGTCTGTTCCGTCAGATCGGTATCTACAGCCCGAACGGCCAGCAGTACACTCCGCAGGACCGTGAGCAGGTTGCTTACTACAAAGAAGACGAGAAAGGCCAGATCCTGCAGGAAGGCATCAACGAACTGGGCGCAGCTTCTTCATGGCTGGCCGCAGCGACTTCCTACAGCACCAACGATCTGCCAATGATTCCGTTCTACATCTACTATTCGATGTTTGGTTTCCAGCGTATCGGTGACCTGTGCTGGGCAGCGGGCGACCAACAGGCGCGCGGCTTCCTGATCGGCGGGACTTCCGGCCGTACCACCCTGAACGGTGAAGGTCTGCAGCACGAAGACGGCCACAGCCACATTCAGTCTCTGACTATCCCTAACTGTATCTCTTACGATCCGGCTTACGCATACGAAGTGGCTGTAATCATGCATGACGGTCTGGTCCGCATGTACGGCGACGCGCAGGAAAACGTCTACTACTACATCACCACGCTGAACGAAAACTACCACATGCCGGCCATGCCGCAGGGTGCAGAAGAAGGTATCCGTAAAGGTATCTACAAGCTGGAAACTCTGGAAGGCAGCAAAGGTAAAGTGCAGTTGCTGGGTTCAGGTTCCATTCTGCGTCACGTGCGTGAAGCTTCGCAGATCCTGGCGAAAGACTACGGCGTGGGTTCCGACATCTACAGCGTGACTTCCTTCACCGAACTGGCGCGCGATGGCCAGGACTGCGAGCGTTGGAACATGCTGCACCCAACCGAAACCCCACGCGTGCCTTACATCGCTCAGGTGATGAACGATGCGCCTGCGGTTGCGTCTACCGACTACATGAAGCTGTTCGCAGAACAGGTTCGTACTTACGTTCCAGCCAGCGATTATCGCGTTCTGGGTACTGACGGCTTCGGTCGTTCAGACAGCCGCGAAAACCTGCGCCACCACTTTGAAGTCGATGCTTCTTACGTTGTGGTTGCTGCTCTGGGTGAACTGGCTAAACGCGGTGAAATCGAAGCTTCTGTGGTAGCTGATGCGATTAAGAAATTCGACATCAACCCAGAAAAAGTCAACCCGCGTCTGGCATAA
- the aceF gene encoding pyruvate dehydrogenase complex dihydrolipoyllysine-residue acetyltransferase, whose amino-acid sequence MSIEIKVPDIGADEVEITEILVKVGDKVEAEQSLITVEGDKASMEVPSPQAGVVKEIKVSVGDKTETGKLLMIFEAEGAAAAAPAAKAEEKPAAAPAAAPAAAAAKDVAVPDIGADEVEVTEILVKVGDKVEAEQSLITVEGDKASMEVPAPFAGTVKEIKIATGDKVTTGSLIMVFEVAGAASAAAPAAVEAPAAPAAPAAAAAKDVAVPDIGGDEVEVTEVMVKVGDKVAAEQSLITVEGDKASMEVPAPFAGTVKEIKISAGDKVKTGSLIMVFEVEGAAPAAAPAQKAEAAPAPAKQEAAAAAPAAKAESKGEFAENDAYVHATPVIRRLAREFGVNLAKVKGTGRKGRILREDVQTYVKDAVKRAEAAPTAAAGGGLPGMLPWPKVDFSKFGEIEEVEMGRIQKISGANLSRNWVMIPHVTHFDKTDITDLEAFRKQQNDEAAKRKLDVKFTPVVFIMKAVAAALEQMPRFNSSLSEDGQKLTLKKYINVGVAVDTPNGLVVPVFKDVNKKSITELSRELMAISKKARDGKLTAGEMQGGCFTISSLGGIGTTHFAPIVNAPEVAILGVSKSAMEPVWNGKEFVPRLMMPMSLSFDHRVIDGADGARFITIINNMLSDIRRLVM is encoded by the coding sequence ATGTCTATCGAAATCAAGGTGCCGGACATCGGTGCAGACGAAGTGGAAATCACCGAAATTCTGGTGAAAGTGGGCGATAAAGTTGAAGCTGAACAATCGCTGATCACCGTTGAAGGTGATAAAGCTTCCATGGAAGTCCCGTCCCCGCAAGCGGGCGTGGTGAAAGAGATCAAGGTTTCCGTCGGTGATAAAACCGAAACCGGCAAACTGCTGATGATCTTTGAAGCAGAAGGTGCGGCAGCTGCCGCGCCAGCCGCCAAAGCGGAAGAAAAACCGGCCGCAGCACCTGCTGCTGCACCGGCTGCCGCTGCTGCCAAAGACGTTGCGGTACCGGACATCGGTGCCGACGAAGTGGAAGTCACCGAGATCCTGGTGAAAGTGGGCGACAAGGTGGAAGCCGAGCAGTCCCTGATCACCGTTGAAGGCGACAAAGCGTCAATGGAAGTTCCGGCACCCTTCGCGGGCACCGTGAAAGAGATCAAGATCGCGACCGGCGACAAAGTCACCACCGGTTCCCTGATCATGGTCTTCGAAGTGGCCGGTGCAGCTTCCGCTGCCGCTCCGGCTGCGGTTGAAGCTCCTGCGGCCCCAGCCGCACCGGCTGCCGCTGCCGCCAAAGACGTTGCCGTGCCGGACATCGGCGGCGACGAAGTGGAAGTGACCGAAGTGATGGTGAAAGTGGGCGACAAAGTTGCCGCTGAGCAGTCACTGATCACCGTTGAAGGCGACAAGGCTTCTATGGAAGTGCCGGCGCCGTTCGCCGGTACCGTGAAAGAAATCAAAATCAGCGCCGGCGACAAAGTGAAAACCGGCTCTCTGATCATGGTGTTCGAAGTTGAAGGCGCCGCGCCAGCCGCCGCTCCTGCCCAGAAAGCAGAAGCTGCACCGGCTCCGGCCAAGCAGGAAGCCGCTGCGGCCGCTCCGGCTGCCAAAGCGGAAAGCAAAGGCGAGTTCGCAGAGAACGACGCTTATGTGCACGCTACCCCGGTCATCCGCCGTCTGGCGCGTGAATTCGGCGTAAACCTGGCGAAAGTGAAAGGCACAGGTCGTAAAGGCCGTATCCTGCGCGAAGACGTCCAGACTTACGTGAAAGACGCGGTCAAACGTGCGGAAGCGGCTCCAACCGCTGCTGCCGGTGGCGGTCTGCCAGGCATGCTGCCATGGCCGAAAGTGGACTTCAGCAAGTTCGGCGAGATCGAAGAAGTCGAAATGGGCCGCATCCAGAAGATTTCGGGTGCCAACCTGAGCCGCAACTGGGTGATGATCCCACACGTGACTCACTTCGACAAAACCGATATCACCGATCTGGAAGCGTTCCGCAAGCAGCAGAACGATGAAGCGGCCAAACGTAAGCTGGACGTGAAGTTCACCCCTGTGGTGTTCATCATGAAAGCCGTCGCCGCCGCTCTGGAGCAGATGCCGCGCTTCAACAGCTCTCTGTCCGAAGATGGCCAGAAACTGACGCTGAAAAAATACATCAACGTCGGTGTTGCGGTTGATACGCCAAATGGTCTGGTGGTTCCGGTATTCAAGGATGTGAACAAGAAAAGCATCACTGAACTGTCCCGCGAGCTGATGGCTATCTCCAAAAAAGCGCGTGACGGCAAGCTGACCGCAGGCGAAATGCAGGGCGGTTGCTTCACCATCTCCAGCCTGGGCGGTATCGGGACGACTCACTTCGCGCCGATCGTCAACGCGCCGGAAGTGGCTATCCTGGGTGTCTCCAAGTCCGCTATGGAGCCAGTCTGGAACGGTAAAGAGTTCGTGCCGCGTCTGATGATGCCAATGTCGCTCTCCTTCGACCACCGCGTTATCGACGGTGCAGATGGTGCGCGTTTCATCACCATCATCAACAATATGCTGTCTGACATCCGCCGTCTGGTGATGTAA
- the lpdA gene encoding dihydrolipoyl dehydrogenase — protein sequence MSTEIKTQVVVLGAGPAGYSAAFRCADLGLETVLVERYSTLGGVCLNVGCIPSKALLHVAKVIEEAKALAEHGIVFGEPKTDIDKVRVWKEKVINQLTGGLAGMAKGRKVKVVNGLGKFTGANTLVVEGENGPTTINFDNAIIAAGSRPIQLPFIPHEDPRVWDSTDALELKTVPERLLVMGGGIIGLEMGTVYHALGSQIDVVEMFDQVIPAADKDVVKVFTKRISKQFNLMLETKVTAVEAKEDGIYVTMEGKKAPAEPQRYDAVLVAIGRVPNGKLLEAGKAGVEVDERGFIRVDKQLRTNVPHIFAIGDIVGQPMLAHKGVHEGHVAAEVIAGMKHYFDPKVIPSIAYTEPEVAWVGLTEKEAKEKGISYETSTFPWAASGRAIASDCADGMTKLIFDKETHRIIGGAIVGTNGGELLGEIGLAIEMGCDAEDIALTIHAHPTLHESVGLAAEIFEGSITDLPNPKAKKK from the coding sequence ATGAGTACTGAAATTAAAACTCAGGTCGTGGTACTTGGGGCGGGCCCTGCAGGTTACTCTGCTGCTTTTCGTTGCGCTGACTTAGGTCTTGAAACCGTTCTGGTTGAACGTTATTCCACGCTGGGCGGTGTTTGCCTGAACGTGGGATGTATCCCTTCCAAAGCACTGTTGCACGTTGCCAAAGTAATCGAAGAAGCCAAAGCGCTGGCCGAGCACGGCATCGTTTTCGGCGAGCCGAAAACCGACATCGACAAAGTGCGCGTCTGGAAAGAAAAAGTCATCAATCAGCTGACCGGCGGTCTGGCTGGCATGGCTAAAGGCCGTAAAGTTAAAGTCGTTAACGGTCTGGGCAAGTTCACCGGCGCTAACACCCTGGTCGTTGAAGGCGAAAATGGTCCTACTACCATCAACTTCGACAACGCCATCATCGCCGCAGGCTCCCGTCCGATCCAACTGCCATTCATTCCTCATGAAGACCCGCGCGTATGGGACTCTACCGATGCGCTGGAACTGAAAACCGTCCCAGAGCGTCTGCTGGTGATGGGCGGCGGTATTATCGGCCTGGAAATGGGTACCGTATATCATGCGTTGGGTTCACAGATCGACGTGGTCGAGATGTTTGACCAGGTGATCCCGGCTGCCGACAAAGACGTGGTGAAAGTCTTCACCAAACGCATCAGCAAGCAGTTCAACCTGATGCTGGAAACCAAAGTGACCGCGGTAGAAGCCAAAGAAGACGGCATCTACGTCACGATGGAAGGCAAAAAAGCGCCTGCAGAACCACAGCGTTACGACGCGGTGCTGGTGGCTATCGGCCGTGTGCCGAACGGCAAACTGCTGGAAGCGGGCAAAGCCGGCGTTGAAGTTGACGAGCGTGGCTTTATCCGCGTCGACAAACAGCTGCGCACCAACGTGCCGCACATCTTCGCTATCGGCGACATCGTCGGTCAACCGATGCTGGCACACAAAGGCGTGCATGAAGGCCACGTTGCCGCTGAAGTTATCGCCGGCATGAAGCACTACTTCGACCCGAAAGTGATCCCATCAATCGCTTACACCGAGCCGGAAGTTGCGTGGGTGGGTCTGACCGAGAAAGAAGCGAAAGAGAAAGGCATCAGCTATGAAACGTCCACCTTCCCGTGGGCAGCTTCCGGCCGTGCTATCGCTTCCGATTGTGCAGACGGCATGACCAAACTGATCTTCGACAAAGAAACTCACCGTATCATCGGTGGCGCGATTGTCGGCACCAACGGCGGCGAGCTGCTGGGCGAAATCGGTCTGGCTATCGAGATGGGTTGTGATGCGGAAGACATCGCGCTGACCATCCATGCTCACCCAACCCTGCACGAATCCGTGGGCTTGGCGGCAGAGATCTTCGAAGGCAGCATCACCGATCTGCCAAATCCGAAAGCCAAGAAGAAGTAA
- the acnB gene encoding bifunctional aconitate hydratase 2/2-methylisocitrate dehydratase, with translation MLEEYRKHVAERAAEGIVPKPLDATQMAALVESLKNPPQGEEEFLLDLLINHVPPGVDEAAYVKAGFLAAIAKGEATSPLITPEKAVELLGTMQGGYNIHPLIDALDDEKLAAIAAKALSHTLLMFDNFYDVEEKAKAGNPHAKQIMQSWADAEWYLSRPKLAEKITVTVFKVTGETNTDDLSPAPDAWSRPDIPLHALAMLKNEREGIVPDQPGSVGPIKQIELLNKKGFPLAYVGDVVGTGSSRKSATNSVLWFMGDDIPYVPNKRGGGVVLGSKIAPIFFNTMEDAGALPIEVDVSELNMGDVIDVYPYKGEVRNHETGELIANFELKTDVLLDEVRAGGRIPLIIGRGLTTKAREALGLPHSDVFRIAKEVASSSKGFSLAQKMVGRACGVAGVRPGEYCEPKMASVGSQDTTGPMTRDELKDLACLGFSADLVMQSFCHTAAYPKPVDVTTHHTLPDFIMNRGGVSLRPGDGVIHSWLNRMLLPDTVGTGGDSHTRFPIGISFPAGSGLVAFAAATGVMPLDMPESVLVRFKGKMQPGITLRDLVHAIPYYAIKQGLLTVEKKGKKNIFSGRILEIEGLPELKVEQAFELTDASAERSAAGCTIKLDKAPIEEYLNSNIVLLKWMISEGYGDRRTLERRIQGMQKWLADPQLLEGDADAEYAAVIDIDLAEITQPILCAPNDPDDARLLSDVANSKIDEVFIGSCMTNIGHFRAAGKLLDQHKGQLPTRLWVAPPTKMDAAQLTEEGYYSVFGKSGARIEIPGCSLCMGNQARVADGATVVSTSTRNFPNRLGTGANVYLASAELAAVASLLGRLPTPDEYQTYMAQVDKTAADTYRYLNFDQLGQYTEKADGVIFQTAV, from the coding sequence GTGCTAGAAGAATACCGTAAGCACGTAGCCGAGCGTGCTGCAGAGGGCATCGTCCCTAAGCCGTTAGACGCCACCCAAATGGCAGCGCTGGTTGAATCATTAAAGAATCCGCCACAAGGCGAAGAAGAATTCCTGTTAGACCTGCTGATTAATCATGTTCCACCAGGCGTCGACGAAGCCGCCTATGTCAAAGCAGGTTTCCTGGCGGCCATCGCCAAAGGTGAAGCGACCTCTCCCCTGATTACCCCTGAGAAAGCCGTAGAACTGCTGGGCACCATGCAGGGCGGTTATAACATTCATCCGCTGATTGACGCGCTGGATGACGAAAAGCTGGCCGCTATCGCCGCCAAGGCGCTTTCCCATACGCTGCTGATGTTCGACAACTTCTACGACGTGGAAGAGAAAGCCAAGGCGGGTAACCCGCACGCCAAACAGATTATGCAGTCCTGGGCCGATGCCGAATGGTATTTGTCACGCCCGAAACTGGCGGAAAAAATCACCGTTACCGTATTCAAAGTCACCGGCGAAACCAACACCGACGATCTGTCGCCGGCGCCGGATGCCTGGTCACGCCCGGACATCCCGTTGCACGCCCTGGCGATGTTGAAAAACGAACGTGAAGGTATAGTGCCGGATCAACCGGGCAGCGTTGGCCCGATCAAGCAAATTGAGCTGTTGAACAAGAAAGGTTTCCCGTTGGCCTACGTCGGCGACGTGGTCGGTACCGGTTCTTCCCGTAAGTCCGCCACCAACTCTGTGCTGTGGTTTATGGGCGACGACATCCCGTATGTGCCGAACAAGCGTGGCGGCGGTGTGGTGCTGGGCAGTAAAATCGCACCTATCTTCTTCAATACCATGGAAGATGCCGGCGCCTTGCCGATTGAAGTGGACGTTTCCGAGCTGAACATGGGCGACGTGATCGACGTTTACCCGTACAAAGGCGAAGTGCGTAACCACGAAACCGGCGAACTGATCGCCAACTTCGAACTGAAAACCGACGTATTGCTGGATGAAGTGCGCGCCGGCGGCCGTATCCCGCTGATTATCGGCCGCGGTTTGACCACCAAGGCGCGTGAAGCGCTGGGCCTGCCGCACAGCGATGTGTTCCGTATCGCCAAAGAAGTTGCCTCCAGCAGCAAGGGCTTCTCGCTGGCGCAGAAAATGGTGGGCCGCGCCTGTGGCGTTGCCGGCGTGCGTCCGGGTGAATACTGCGAGCCGAAGATGGCCTCCGTGGGTTCTCAGGATACCACCGGCCCGATGACCCGTGACGAACTGAAAGACCTTGCGTGCCTGGGCTTCTCCGCCGATCTGGTCATGCAGTCGTTCTGTCACACCGCCGCGTACCCGAAACCGGTTGATGTGACCACTCACCACACGCTGCCGGACTTTATCATGAACCGTGGCGGCGTATCGCTGCGTCCGGGCGACGGCGTTATTCACTCTTGGCTGAACCGCATGCTGTTGCCGGATACCGTCGGCACCGGCGGTGATTCCCACACCCGTTTCCCGATCGGCATTTCCTTCCCGGCCGGCTCCGGTCTGGTGGCGTTTGCCGCAGCGACCGGCGTTATGCCGCTGGATATGCCTGAGTCGGTGCTGGTGCGCTTCAAAGGCAAAATGCAGCCGGGCATCACACTGCGTGATCTGGTGCACGCCATCCCTTACTACGCGATCAAGCAAGGCCTGCTGACCGTAGAGAAGAAAGGCAAGAAGAACATCTTCTCCGGCCGCATTCTGGAAATCGAAGGCTTGCCGGAGTTGAAGGTGGAGCAGGCGTTTGAACTGACCGATGCCTCTGCCGAACGTTCCGCCGCCGGTTGTACCATCAAGCTGGATAAGGCCCCGATCGAAGAGTACCTGAACTCCAACATCGTGCTGCTGAAGTGGATGATCTCCGAAGGTTACGGCGATCGCCGTACGCTGGAGCGCCGCATTCAAGGCATGCAAAAATGGCTGGCGGATCCGCAACTGCTGGAAGGCGATGCGGATGCGGAATACGCGGCGGTGATCGACATCGATCTGGCGGAGATCACTCAGCCAATCCTGTGCGCGCCGAACGATCCTGACGACGCGCGTCTGCTGTCCGACGTGGCCAACAGCAAGATCGATGAAGTGTTCATCGGTTCCTGCATGACCAACATCGGCCACTTCCGCGCCGCCGGCAAGCTGCTGGACCAGCACAAGGGCCAGTTGCCAACCCGCCTGTGGGTTGCGCCGCCGACCAAGATGGATGCGGCTCAACTGACCGAAGAGGGCTATTACAGCGTGTTCGGCAAGAGCGGTGCGCGTATCGAGATCCCGGGTTGTTCACTGTGCATGGGTAACCAGGCGCGCGTGGCTGACGGCGCGACGGTGGTTTCCACCTCTACCCGTAACTTCCCGAACCGTCTGGGTACCGGCGCCAACGTTTATCTGGCCTCGGCAGAACTGGCGGCGGTTGCTTCGCTGCTGGGCCGTTTGCCAACGCCGGACGAGTATCAAACCTACATGGCACAGGTCGATAAAACGGCGGCGGATACCTACCGCTACCTGAACTTCGACCAACTGGGCCAGTACACTGAAAAAGCCGACGGCGTGATCTTCCAAACCGCCGTTTAA